A window from Herbaspirillum sp. meg3 encodes these proteins:
- a CDS encoding GFA family protein has product MKLKGSCHCGAVTFSLNSDTPYPYQRCYCSICRKTQGGGGYAVNLGGDFHSLKVKGADDVSVYHARLKRKGEKRIHTSTGQRHFCRRCGSALWLYDPTWPDLVHPFASAIDTRLPTPPEYTHLLLDDKAPWVEVKAGRKDKQFAQFPKESLLEWHQRHRFTDKE; this is encoded by the coding sequence ATGAAACTCAAAGGCTCCTGCCATTGCGGCGCCGTGACCTTTTCGCTTAACAGCGACACCCCCTATCCGTATCAACGATGCTATTGCTCGATCTGCCGCAAGACTCAGGGTGGCGGCGGTTATGCCGTCAACCTCGGCGGCGATTTTCACAGTCTCAAGGTGAAAGGTGCGGATGACGTCAGCGTCTATCACGCCCGTCTCAAACGCAAAGGTGAAAAGCGTATCCACACCAGCACAGGCCAGCGACATTTTTGCCGCCGTTGCGGCAGCGCGCTGTGGCTGTACGATCCCACCTGGCCGGATCTGGTTCATCCGTTCGCGTCGGCCATCGATACACGCTTGCCGACGCCGCCGGAATATACGCATCTGCTGCTTGACGACAAAGCGCCGTGGGTCGAGGTCAAGGCCGGCCGCAAGGATAAGCAGTTCGCTCAGTTCCCGAAAGAGTCGCTGTTGGAGTGGCATCAGCGCCACCGCTTTACCGATAAAGAGTGA
- the malQ gene encoding 4-alpha-glucanotransferase, producing MTSRPQEQAPSDYDQAVYNLAALAGIAVNWIDAYDQPQTVSPASLRTILATLGLPCDSHRQADESRARLQEINRSAALPSLITAEVGKDIVLPAQCGLQGQSCLIILESGEQLARKISGNAGNDGDAPIIAAIDRYGYHRLQVAGIEVTLAVAPPRCYGVADAFLDKGDARERGWGLALQLYGLRSEDDGGIGSFGGLAQLATKAGKEGATALAISPVHAMFAADTHRFSPYSPSSRLFLNVLHIDPADVMGRSAMQQVLQEAGPEAMALQQRLEHASQVNWPEAGRHRLNLLRRLYGMFRMQGTPSAEFAAFRLQGGRALADHALFEALHHTLSAKTPGIASDWRHWPERYHHPESAELRRFAQEQGGEIDFHVFLQWQAARSLQRAQQAARDSGMAVGLIADLAVGADNGGSQAWSHSDEMIAGLSVGAPPDLLNTRGQNWGIGAFSPLAMRAAGFRSYIAMLRSVFAHAGGVRIDHVMGLTRLWLTPEGADANDGAYLRYPASDLLRLVALESWRHRAIVIGEDLGTVPEGFDTQLQNSGLLGIGVLWFEREQKQFLPPKAWPAHAIATTSTHDLPTVAGWWSGRDIGWRAELDLLTPGDTEAQALDDRKQDRRSLWQALQEAGCVSGEQPADDQPESVADGAAAYIAQTPAPLALLPIEDLLGLEEQPNLPGTVAVHPNWQRRLPATASTLLEQTPCRRRMRLLQRPDIKK from the coding sequence ATGACTAGCCGTCCGCAAGAACAAGCACCCAGCGATTACGACCAGGCCGTCTATAACCTGGCGGCGCTGGCCGGCATCGCAGTCAACTGGATCGATGCCTATGACCAGCCGCAAACGGTGTCGCCGGCATCGCTGCGCACGATCCTGGCGACATTGGGCTTGCCGTGCGACAGCCATCGGCAAGCTGATGAAAGCCGTGCGCGGCTGCAAGAGATCAACCGCTCGGCGGCACTGCCGTCATTGATCACTGCGGAAGTCGGTAAAGACATTGTCCTGCCGGCGCAATGTGGCTTGCAAGGACAGTCCTGCCTGATCATTCTGGAATCCGGCGAGCAGTTGGCGCGAAAGATATCAGGAAACGCCGGAAACGACGGTGACGCGCCGATCATCGCCGCCATTGACCGTTACGGTTATCACCGTCTGCAGGTGGCCGGTATCGAAGTCACGCTGGCTGTGGCGCCACCGCGCTGCTATGGCGTGGCGGATGCCTTTCTCGACAAAGGGGACGCCCGCGAGCGCGGCTGGGGGCTGGCGCTGCAACTCTATGGATTGCGCAGCGAAGACGATGGCGGTATCGGCAGCTTCGGCGGTTTGGCGCAGCTGGCGACGAAAGCCGGCAAGGAGGGGGCGACAGCATTGGCGATCTCGCCGGTGCACGCCATGTTTGCCGCAGACACGCATCGCTTCAGTCCGTATTCGCCATCGAGCCGCTTGTTCCTCAATGTGCTGCATATCGATCCGGCGGATGTCATGGGGCGCAGCGCAATGCAGCAGGTTCTGCAGGAAGCCGGACCGGAAGCCATGGCCCTGCAACAGCGTCTGGAACACGCGTCGCAGGTCAACTGGCCGGAAGCCGGGCGGCATCGCCTGAATCTGTTGCGGCGCTTATACGGCATGTTTCGCATGCAAGGTACGCCTTCGGCAGAGTTTGCCGCGTTTCGCTTGCAGGGCGGACGGGCGCTGGCAGACCACGCGTTGTTCGAGGCGCTGCATCACACGCTGTCCGCAAAGACGCCGGGCATTGCCAGCGATTGGCGGCATTGGCCAGAGCGCTACCACCATCCCGAGTCCGCAGAGCTGCGTCGCTTTGCGCAGGAGCAGGGCGGCGAAATCGATTTCCATGTCTTTTTGCAATGGCAGGCGGCACGCAGTTTGCAACGTGCGCAACAGGCGGCGCGCGACAGCGGCATGGCGGTCGGTCTGATCGCCGATCTGGCCGTCGGCGCCGACAACGGCGGCAGTCAGGCATGGAGCCATAGTGACGAAATGATTGCCGGTCTGTCGGTGGGCGCACCGCCGGATCTGCTTAACACGCGTGGGCAAAACTGGGGCATCGGCGCGTTCTCACCGCTGGCGATGCGGGCAGCGGGATTCCGCTCCTATATTGCGATGCTGCGTTCGGTGTTTGCGCATGCCGGCGGCGTGCGTATCGATCATGTGATGGGTCTGACGCGGCTGTGGTTGACGCCGGAAGGCGCCGATGCCAACGACGGCGCCTATCTGCGCTATCCGGCATCCGACCTGTTGCGGCTGGTCGCATTGGAATCGTGGCGGCATCGCGCCATTGTGATCGGCGAAGATCTCGGTACCGTGCCGGAAGGTTTTGACACGCAACTCCAGAATAGCGGCTTGCTTGGGATAGGCGTGCTGTGGTTTGAACGCGAGCAGAAGCAATTTTTGCCGCCCAAGGCATGGCCTGCGCACGCCATTGCGACCACCTCCACGCATGACCTGCCGACGGTGGCGGGTTGGTGGAGCGGGCGCGACATCGGCTGGCGTGCTGAACTGGATTTGCTGACGCCGGGCGACACCGAGGCGCAGGCCTTGGACGACCGTAAGCAAGATCGCCGATCACTGTGGCAAGCCCTGCAGGAAGCCGGATGCGTCAGCGGAGAACAGCCCGCCGATGATCAGCCGGAATCCGTGGCGGACGGCGCCGCGGCTTACATCGCGCAGACTCCGGCACCGTTGGCTTTGCTGCCGATTGAGGATCTGCTGGGGCTGGAAGAGCAACCCAATCTGCCCGGCACGGTTGCGGTACATCCCAACTGGCAACGGCGGTTGCCGGCGACCGCCTCCACCTTGCTGGAACAGACGCCATGCCGCCGGCGCATGCGCTTGCTGCAACGGCCCGACATAAAAAAGTAA
- a CDS encoding PCC domain-containing protein, with amino-acid sequence MQASSVHPIQAAPLPFARRARHPGSPDPVRIVSLAGNAASASFTLQAGMNLRDAISMPLAAAGINGATVRFENLRVSPHHFLMPALSHDGKHAAFYSAPHEVDGGVVIELACATYGRRDGAPFVHCHAIWRDAEGKRQGGHMLMDQTIVAEPGMAQAWGLHNATMETRFDPETNFTLFHPAVVAIEAAKDKTEGLRTVLARIRPDEDLNMAIENVCHTHGIRHAKVRGSVGSIIGAEFEDGRVVEDLATEILVRDGDVQPTADGLRCHLDIALIDPRGNVCEGVLARGRNPVLICFELVIEEQADGKI; translated from the coding sequence ATGCAAGCATCGTCAGTACACCCCATCCAAGCTGCACCCCTGCCCTTCGCCCGTCGCGCCCGCCATCCGGGTTCGCCGGATCCGGTACGCATCGTCAGCCTCGCCGGCAATGCAGCCAGCGCCAGTTTTACCTTGCAGGCAGGAATGAATTTGCGTGACGCCATCAGCATGCCGCTGGCCGCCGCCGGTATCAACGGTGCCACCGTGAGGTTCGAAAACCTGCGCGTGTCGCCGCATCACTTCCTGATGCCGGCGCTCTCGCACGACGGCAAGCATGCGGCCTTTTACAGTGCGCCGCATGAAGTCGACGGCGGTGTCGTCATCGAACTGGCCTGTGCCACTTACGGCCGCCGCGACGGTGCGCCTTTCGTGCATTGCCACGCTATCTGGCGCGATGCCGAAGGCAAACGCCAGGGCGGACACATGCTGATGGATCAGACCATCGTCGCAGAGCCGGGCATGGCACAAGCCTGGGGCTTGCACAACGCCACGATGGAAACACGCTTCGATCCTGAAACCAACTTCACACTGTTTCACCCGGCAGTCGTCGCAATCGAGGCCGCCAAGGATAAAACCGAAGGCCTGCGCACGGTACTGGCACGCATCCGGCCCGATGAAGATCTGAATATGGCGATTGAAAATGTGTGCCACACACACGGTATTCGCCACGCAAAAGTACGCGGCAGCGTCGGCAGTATTATCGGTGCCGAGTTTGAGGATGGTCGTGTGGTGGAAGATCTGGCGACGGAGATTCTGGTGCGAGACGGCGATGTACAGCCGACTGCTGACGGCTTGCGCTGCCATCTGGACATCGCACTGATCGACCCGCGCGGCAACGTCTGTGAAGGTGTGCTGGCACGCGGGCGCAATCCCGTGCTGATCTGTTTTGAGCTGGTGATCGAAGAACAGGCAGACGGCAAGATTTGA
- a CDS encoding DUF4142 domain-containing protein, whose amino-acid sequence MSQPLFRPQLRMQSARRSGTMFKILGLTAISVAGLALAINHHARADELPRSDKSFINSAAEAGNAEVKASKIALEKTTNPDVKDFATLMVDEHTTVGDNLKKLATSKNVDVPTEPSMAQRAKIAVLEKLDGATFDKQYVRMIGVAAHKDAVKLFHKNAAEAKDPDVKDFAAKTLPNLEHHLEMANALKAKLDAKK is encoded by the coding sequence ATGTCGCAACCGCTATTTCGTCCGCAATTACGCATGCAGTCAGCTCGCCGTTCCGGCACCATGTTCAAGATATTGGGCCTGACCGCCATCAGCGTTGCCGGATTGGCGTTGGCGATCAATCATCATGCGCGCGCCGATGAGCTGCCGCGATCTGACAAGAGCTTTATCAACAGCGCAGCCGAAGCCGGCAATGCTGAAGTCAAGGCCAGCAAAATTGCGCTGGAAAAGACCACTAATCCTGACGTCAAGGATTTCGCCACACTGATGGTTGATGAACACACTACCGTGGGCGACAACCTGAAGAAACTCGCCACTAGCAAGAACGTTGACGTGCCCACCGAACCAAGCATGGCGCAACGCGCCAAGATCGCCGTTCTGGAAAAACTGGATGGCGCTACTTTCGACAAGCAATACGTCCGCATGATCGGCGTGGCAGCGCACAAGGACGCCGTCAAACTGTTCCACAAAAACGCTGCGGAAGCCAAAGACCCGGACGTGAAGGATTTTGCGGCCAAGACCTTGCCTAATCTGGAACACCATCTGGAAATGGCTAACGCCCTGAAGGCCAAGCTGGATGCAAAGAAATAA
- the treY gene encoding malto-oligosyltrehalose synthase translates to MPTSNPQQLPRPLQATLRIQFHRGFTFDDALAQCDYFAALGVSHLYASPIFTARSGSTHGYDVVDPGRVNPELGGEEGLRRLVQGLHARQMGLIVDIVPNHMAVDGQNPWWYDILLWGQHSRHASWFDIEWLGADPALHGKVLLPVLGKPYGQLLRDAEIGLGFDVESARLYVAIPGNRLPVAPEDYVEILSAADSPYLTKSITAFERVLDAAVQEERQTRAEQAWRELATTVADVEGMASLHTALATFSAATPHGAQALHALLERQHYRLTDWRNAGDEINWRRFFEIGDLIGMRVEQVDVFEATHAGLFRLYEEGLIDGVRIDHIDGLADPAAYVRRLRERLQGIRRDIVPYIIAEKILAPDESLRNSWSLDGTTGYDFMDQAGAVLHDGEGAAALDTIWKEYRADPDGFDYVVLATRRRLLTQNFASEFNALTATLHALARTSVATRDISLMSIRRCMLELLAYFPVYRSYGDHDGCDSRDGFLIRTTAARVRDCLRKQDLPTLDAIAGWLADAPEPEKLQGLKNQQHQEGHAANYSQLHWRALTRFQQLTPPLTAKSTEDTAFYRYGRLLSRNEVGSDPAQLALPVEDFHRDVLRRQRDFPRSMLATATHDHKRGEDARMRLAVLSEIPAHWQQALQRWRALNTTARQQAPIDPVDELMLYQTLVGVWPLPQTTQSSPSSPSGESHSGELTDLIRRVSAWQRKALREAKRRTDWNAPDPVYEGHCEAFLQRILRSDTDNPFLPALRAFVQEISAAGALNSLSQTMLRLTAPGIPDLYQGCDLWDFSLVDPDNRRPVDYALRQALMARNGVRALTLEDWRRGDCKQQLIRTLLHFRSGREALFTTGDYLPLTVDGELAEHLLAFARSAGDVTVVVLCSRHAARLIASGHSAQSLHSAVPLIPPQRWADTAVHLPLEWTGGEWQSILSGMQGAIREQYIDVADVLRSFPVDVLVLSRGGGPIAGSRSGAVE, encoded by the coding sequence ATGCCGACATCTAATCCTCAGCAGCTTCCGCGCCCGTTGCAAGCCACCTTGCGCATCCAGTTTCATCGCGGCTTCACCTTTGACGATGCATTGGCGCAGTGCGATTATTTTGCCGCGCTTGGCGTCAGCCATCTGTATGCCTCGCCGATATTCACCGCGCGTAGCGGTTCGACGCATGGCTACGATGTGGTCGATCCTGGACGCGTCAATCCTGAACTCGGCGGCGAAGAAGGCCTGCGTCGCCTGGTGCAAGGCTTGCACGCACGGCAGATGGGACTGATCGTCGATATCGTGCCCAATCACATGGCCGTTGATGGACAAAATCCCTGGTGGTACGACATCCTGCTCTGGGGGCAGCATAGCCGTCACGCGAGCTGGTTCGATATCGAATGGCTGGGCGCCGATCCGGCATTACACGGCAAAGTGTTGTTGCCGGTACTGGGCAAGCCCTACGGGCAATTACTGCGCGATGCCGAAATCGGTCTCGGTTTTGATGTTGAATCGGCGCGTCTGTACGTCGCGATTCCAGGTAACCGCTTGCCGGTCGCGCCGGAAGACTATGTTGAGATTCTCTCGGCGGCGGACTCCCCCTATCTGACGAAATCCATCACTGCCTTCGAGCGTGTGCTGGATGCTGCTGTACAAGAAGAGCGCCAGACGCGAGCCGAACAGGCATGGCGTGAACTGGCAACTACCGTCGCCGATGTTGAGGGCATGGCATCGCTGCATACTGCGCTGGCGACCTTCAGCGCGGCCACACCGCATGGCGCGCAGGCTCTACATGCCTTGCTGGAGCGCCAGCATTATCGCCTCACCGATTGGCGCAACGCCGGCGATGAAATCAATTGGCGGCGTTTTTTTGAGATCGGGGATCTGATCGGCATGCGAGTGGAGCAGGTGGATGTATTCGAAGCGACGCATGCCGGGCTGTTCCGTCTTTATGAAGAGGGCCTGATTGACGGCGTACGTATCGATCACATCGACGGACTGGCCGACCCAGCCGCCTATGTGCGGCGGTTGCGCGAGCGCCTGCAAGGCATCCGGCGCGACATCGTACCCTACATCATCGCCGAGAAAATTCTGGCGCCAGATGAAAGCTTGCGCAATAGTTGGAGCCTCGACGGCACCACCGGTTACGACTTCATGGATCAGGCCGGCGCTGTGTTGCACGATGGTGAGGGAGCAGCAGCACTGGATACGATCTGGAAGGAGTACCGCGCCGACCCCGACGGTTTCGACTATGTCGTGCTGGCGACGCGGCGGCGTTTGCTGACGCAGAACTTCGCCAGCGAGTTCAACGCCTTGACCGCGACCTTGCATGCGTTGGCGCGCACAAGTGTGGCGACACGCGACATCTCGCTGATGTCGATACGGCGTTGCATGCTGGAGTTGCTGGCGTACTTTCCGGTGTATCGCAGCTATGGCGATCACGACGGCTGCGACAGCCGCGACGGCTTTCTGATCAGGACCACTGCGGCGCGCGTGCGCGACTGTCTGCGCAAGCAGGATTTGCCGACACTGGACGCCATCGCCGGTTGGCTGGCGGATGCGCCGGAGCCGGAGAAACTGCAGGGGCTGAAAAATCAGCAGCATCAGGAGGGGCACGCCGCCAATTACAGTCAGTTGCACTGGCGCGCGCTGACACGGTTTCAACAATTGACGCCGCCGCTGACGGCAAAGTCGACCGAAGACACCGCCTTTTATCGCTACGGCCGTTTGCTGTCGCGCAACGAAGTGGGATCCGACCCGGCACAACTGGCGTTACCGGTAGAGGATTTTCATCGCGACGTCTTGCGGCGCCAACGCGATTTTCCACGCAGCATGCTCGCGACGGCAACGCATGATCACAAGCGCGGCGAAGACGCCCGCATGCGGCTGGCGGTACTCAGCGAGATTCCTGCGCACTGGCAACAGGCATTGCAGCGCTGGCGTGCGCTTAACACAACGGCACGCCAGCAGGCGCCCATCGATCCCGTGGACGAACTGATGCTGTATCAGACGCTGGTTGGCGTGTGGCCGCTGCCGCAAACCACGCAATCGTCACCGTCTTCACCGTCGGGTGAAAGCCATTCAGGGGAGTTGACGGACCTGATCCGGCGCGTTTCTGCATGGCAGCGCAAGGCCTTGCGAGAAGCCAAACGGCGCACCGACTGGAATGCGCCGGATCCGGTTTATGAGGGGCATTGCGAAGCTTTCCTGCAACGCATCTTGCGATCGGATACCGACAATCCGTTTTTGCCGGCCTTACGCGCTTTTGTGCAAGAGATCTCTGCTGCCGGCGCACTCAACAGTCTGAGTCAAACGATGTTGCGGCTGACGGCGCCGGGCATTCCGGATCTTTATCAGGGGTGTGATCTCTGGGATTTCAGCCTGGTTGACCCGGATAACCGTCGTCCGGTGGACTATGCATTGCGGCAAGCGTTGATGGCGCGTAACGGCGTGCGGGCGTTGACACTCGAGGACTGGCGCCGTGGCGACTGCAAGCAGCAACTGATTCGCACGCTGCTGCATTTCCGCAGCGGCCGGGAGGCTTTGTTCACGACAGGAGATTACCTGCCGCTCACGGTGGACGGAGAACTGGCCGAGCATCTGCTGGCGTTTGCCCGCAGCGCAGGCGATGTGACGGTGGTCGTCCTATGCAGCCGCCACGCTGCACGGCTGATCGCCTCCGGCCATTCGGCACAATCGCTGCACTCCGCTGTTCCACTGATCCCGCCGCAGCGCTGGGCGGATACAGCGGTGCATCTGCCGCTGGAATGGACCGGTGGAGAGTGGCAAAGCATCTTGTCGGGAATGCAGGGTGCGATTCGTGAGCAATACATCGACGTGGCTGACGTCTTGCGAAGTTTTCCGGTGGATGTGCTGGTACTGTCCCGAGGAGGCGGTCCTATAGCCGGCAGTCGGTCTGGCGCGGTGGAGTGA
- the treZ gene encoding malto-oligosyltrehalose trehalohydrolase — MNSLVPLHPNNVRFHYRLPFGAEYLGNGRTRFRIWAPLAKTAAVELDGRRRVPMSPSLSSAEDGWFEVETDCEALTQYHYVLMSQIDGEISVPDPASRCQAGDVHADSVVIDASAYEWQTVDWRGRPWHETVLYELHVGALGGFAGVTQRLQELAELGITAVELMPVSEFPGAYNWGYDGVLPYAPDASYGTPEQLKQLIDTAHGLGMMVFLDVVYNHFGPDGNYLASYSPFFRNDTNTPWGQSIDFHRPEVADFFAQNALYWLQEYRFDGLRLDAVHAIGDQSWLRTLAAKVRTAIALEDGEIGLGKRHVHLVLEHDGNAASLLNGGVADGSGGGTYEAQWNDDGHHVLHVLLTGETGGYYADYAIQPAEKLARCLREGFIYQGEPSPYRDNELRGESSVELPPTAFVLFLQNHDQIGNRARGERLTALADPAALRAAQALLLLSPQIPMLFMGEEYGAAQPFYYFTSHADEKLADAVRTGRRKEFSRFPEFADPAALDALPDPNSFSTFMASIPEPVAPEEDASAGQWMGWCYRLLLIRREAITPYLPGAIALDAQAIGPAAVYARWRLNNGTVLCITINLGNEAVTDSTDTTLDALATLAGADVLFDSGGVLDSLAGGVLPPHSILVIREAAR, encoded by the coding sequence ATGAATAGTCTGGTTCCGCTTCATCCCAATAATGTCCGTTTTCATTATCGTTTGCCGTTCGGCGCCGAGTATCTGGGTAATGGCCGCACGCGCTTTCGCATCTGGGCACCGCTGGCCAAAACGGCCGCCGTCGAACTGGACGGGCGCCGCCGCGTACCAATGTCGCCGTCTCTGTCTTCTGCGGAGGACGGCTGGTTCGAAGTCGAGACCGACTGCGAGGCGCTGACCCAGTATCACTACGTGCTGATGTCGCAGATCGACGGCGAGATCAGCGTGCCCGATCCTGCTTCACGCTGCCAGGCCGGTGACGTGCATGCCGACAGTGTCGTGATCGATGCGTCTGCCTATGAGTGGCAGACGGTTGACTGGCGCGGCCGGCCGTGGCATGAGACGGTGCTGTACGAGTTGCATGTCGGCGCACTGGGCGGTTTTGCAGGGGTGACGCAGCGGCTGCAAGAGCTGGCCGAACTCGGCATCACGGCGGTCGAGCTGATGCCGGTGTCGGAGTTTCCCGGGGCTTACAACTGGGGTTATGACGGCGTATTGCCGTATGCCCCCGACGCCAGTTATGGCACGCCGGAGCAACTCAAGCAATTGATCGATACGGCGCATGGCCTGGGAATGATGGTGTTTCTCGACGTGGTGTACAACCATTTCGGGCCGGACGGCAATTATCTCGCCAGCTACTCGCCGTTCTTTCGCAACGATACGAACACGCCGTGGGGGCAGAGCATCGATTTTCACCGGCCAGAGGTAGCAGACTTCTTTGCGCAGAATGCCTTGTACTGGCTGCAAGAGTATCGCTTTGACGGCCTGCGGCTGGACGCCGTGCATGCCATTGGCGATCAAAGCTGGCTGCGTACGCTGGCGGCGAAGGTGCGCACAGCCATCGCGCTGGAGGATGGGGAGATCGGTCTCGGCAAACGTCATGTCCATCTGGTGCTGGAGCATGACGGCAATGCCGCGTCGTTGCTCAACGGTGGTGTCGCTGACGGATCTGGTGGCGGCACGTATGAGGCCCAATGGAACGATGACGGCCATCACGTCTTGCACGTACTGTTGACCGGCGAAACAGGCGGCTACTATGCCGACTATGCGATCCAGCCTGCTGAAAAACTGGCGCGTTGCCTGCGCGAAGGATTCATCTATCAGGGTGAGCCGTCGCCATACCGCGACAACGAGCTGCGTGGCGAAAGCAGTGTTGAACTGCCGCCGACGGCGTTCGTGCTGTTTCTGCAAAATCACGATCAGATCGGCAACCGCGCCCGCGGTGAGCGGCTCACGGCGCTGGCCGATCCTGCAGCGCTGCGCGCGGCACAAGCCTTGCTGTTGCTATCGCCGCAGATCCCGATGCTGTTCATGGGCGAAGAATACGGTGCGGCGCAGCCGTTCTATTACTTCACCAGCCATGCTGACGAAAAGCTGGCCGATGCGGTGAGGACGGGACGGCGCAAAGAGTTTTCACGCTTCCCCGAGTTTGCGGATCCGGCGGCCCTGGATGCCTTGCCCGATCCAAACAGTTTTTCCACCTTCATGGCATCGATTCCCGAGCCTGTCGCGCCGGAAGAAGACGCCAGCGCAGGGCAATGGATGGGCTGGTGCTACCGCCTGCTGCTCATCCGGCGTGAGGCGATTACGCCGTATCTGCCGGGCGCCATCGCATTGGATGCGCAAGCCATCGGGCCAGCGGCGGTCTACGCGCGGTGGCGGCTGAATAACGGCACGGTGTTGTGTATCACGATCAATCTGGGTAACGAGGCAGTGACGGATTCAACCGATACAACGCTGGATGCGCTCGCTACGCTGGCCGGTGCCGATGTTCTGTTCGATAGTGGTGGCGTACTTGATTCATTGGCTGGAGGTGTATTGCCGCCGCATTCTATTTTGGTCATTCGCGAGGCAGCAAGATGA